The Culex quinquefasciatus strain JHB chromosome 2, VPISU_Cqui_1.0_pri_paternal, whole genome shotgun sequence genome contains the following window.
AGTATGCGTTAGAAATCAAAAACAATAGATGTGATGCATAACAAAGCAAATCATTTGTAGAAAATcacgttttgtttttgcttcGCTTCGCGAGCAAATTCTGTTACTGCTGAACAAAAAAGCCTTGGTAAATATTTGATTGTTgtctctgttttttttctttcttttctgcACGCAACAACAGTTTCATTCTGTCTGCTtcggtgtgtttgtgtgtaagTGTGTGTTTGTATTTATATGGCTCTATTGTTTCTGTTCTGCTTCAATGGTAATATAAGTATAACAATAAATGTTGCATTTCATATTGTTCTAGCTTGATTACTGTTTCTGTTTTAACTATTGTTGTTCGGCTGGTGTGCATGAGTTTGTAAAACTTAATTATCctattgttttcttgttttattgtttgtttCTGTTGGTTGTTGCTATTGCATTTCGGGTTATGCGCTTCAATTGTATTAATCAATTAACTATTTCTGTTTCTGTTAATCACTTAATAAAGTCTCccgttttgtttaaaaaagttttaataaaaatagcACCATCTGTTTTGTGGAAGTTTACACCTATGTTTTGTTTCTTCAGTTGCTCTatgttttgtttagttttttttttgttttatgcatGTACAGTCATATTCTTTCTCTTTGTTTATTGTGGAGGTATTTTGCTTTGACGTCTGCGTTTTGTTTTACTTAAATCGGTTCACTCGGCCGAGAAACGAAAGTGGAGCTTGCACTAACCTTGTTTTCCCtctcatttttatattttggaaatctcCTTCAGGAAACGTCCGGTAAACTCCTAATGTACAACAGCTAGGCACTCTTGTTCCTTAAACTTGATTAAGTTTAGTgtgatttttaaatgtattaCAGTTACATCTCTACCCTCATCCATGtgttgtgtgtatgtgtgtgtcttTTACCGACTAATCGGCATTTAGTCTCGTTCTTGGTAACAACTGCGtctgccgtttttttttttgagtaaagtAGATCTGTGCCAAGAGTTTATAATTTTATGTTCTATTCCTTGTCCCCTTAATTCTAAAACacacaaaataaaatatgcTTTGCATATAGTttcctttttcttaaaaatgcatttaatgGTCCACGTTTGACAGACCACGTGCTAAGAGGATGATTGTGCAAATTTTTCACCTTtcgacgatttaaaaaaaactcattcgcTTTCTTCAGTAAATTTCTCTGTCGTTTTCCCCCTTTTATTGAAAAGCTCGTTTCGTATACGATTTATCTTGATATTCGAGagtaaaaatcttaaatctcgTGCCATCTCGTTAGTCAGTCTTTGGTTTCGTTTTTctgtgcatttttttaaacttctttctTTCGTGAAGACCACAAGTCTTGTGTGCTTTTACAACTTTCAAATGTGGTGGTGTTTTATGACAAGAGCTTAACAACACATACcctcatctggggtgaatcgggactatagtctgaatagggacagcagtgtttagagcacttaaaggttttaaatttggaaatggatgtacacatttcggtggtctgagtctgttctatccgaaaccaaccagaaaaatcaaaatattgagctctaacatggttaaaactgctgtcctaatccaccccagttgacggtagcgTACAAACATAAGTTTTACAATTACATGcgacttttatgaaaaattgttaacaaAAAGAGTTATCAGCGTAAATATAATGGAACCAACAAGAATCAATTGCTTTGCAAAATTTCTtgttaaaaaagtgaaaaacgaCGATTTGGATTGAAATAGAACTGAATATTTAACCGGCCAaacatatgaaattttgtgtagAGTAAAATGCTCTCGATATATTTCAATAACTTGGTTTCGCAAAAAAAGTTTCGCAAAACAACAAGTTTTTCGTCAAtgcttagaaattttggaaactaatttcAAACCCAGTTGACCTTCAATAAATGTTGttcaaaaaagctaaaatttaatgaatgaaAGTCGAAGATAtgtgaatgaaaattcaatttcaataattacACAATTTGATGTTGATGTTCTGAATAGTTATTACATTATATTTTTTCGTATTTAACTAAACCGATATATTCTAATAAAAGTTTAACCAATTTAGTAAAACAATAtagtttaataaattttgggaaaacatggtcaaaacatAATCATTGAGTTCTAAAATTGAGATTAGATTGCTGATTTTATTACGCACAAcggtaaagcttatttttctgagcaaatgatttttttttaattattattgaaaaattggaatCGTGACCTTTCTTGTTTGACAGCTTTTTCCGATTGGACTGTTGTAGTTGATccatttgaaaatgatgaaataataataatttctttttgtataaaaaaagcCTTTTGTGCATCGGTTGAAGTAACTTTCCAGTTAGTcagattggtttgattttctgGCAACACCGTCATGAGATATCCTGACTTAAGTGAAATCCATCGATCTTTTCAAGACCAAATTAATTAAATGTGGACTTTTAAAACCACGTGTCAATTAAGCGTGTTATGAgccaattacaattttttactcTCTGGCATACTGTCCTGATAAATGTTGCTCAATTAAATTCATAGAAATTTCAACGTCGATTGCAGaatgtttatttgaaaatcacTGGCACGGCACCACCTCACTGTTAATCGTTGTAAAGGTGATTTAATTTTATCCCAACGTTCCTTTAACACATCTCGACaaatttgaagttgatgtcagtaaacgcttcagtttcggtAAAAATTTGGCTCCCTGAACACGCTACATTTTTGGACAGGCCTTTCAAACGAGTTctcgatgttttttttgtacaaatctatattttttttttgagaaattaactcattttaaaaatgctcatattaaaaaaaacggtaCACCGTTGTAAATTGTGTCTATTTGAcgcaaatctgaaaaaaaatgaattcgacaaaaaacatcacaaataaaaatcattactaTCATTTTGTGGTGATCATGCTATCTTGTAGCACGTGCATTTTAGGCTTTGTTGGGCTATCGACGCCTTTTTGAGCAGCATTCATGGCCTCAACTTTCGACCTTCGCAGATCCACAAAACTCGTTTTAAATCTttagatattcaacaaaattccaaaaaaagcaCCGTGCAATGATGACACTCGTCATACCAACAGTTGTTCCGGTCAGATATTTCGTATCACAAATTTTATATGGGAATTTACGTCAGATGCAATTTTACACTCGAAAtgttctaattaaaaaaaatcatctgacCAGGGTAACAAAAGTACtgccatcaggggtgacattgggtctgggggggtgAGATTTGGTCAtataaatttcaacatttttgtatgacccaatctcacttcACAGACCCAATgtaacccctgatgacggtacaaaaaataaaatcaaattattcgctctacagcattgccttggcgttctcgattgcgagattcctacttgaaactaggtgttgatgcaattgcaaacctctttttacaccttagcttccatccaccccgggattcgaactgacgacctttggattgtgagtccaacggcctaccagcgactccaccgaggcaggacccagcgagacgactcctacacctggactgagctaacgacctaaccctttaggttagaccggggccaacatttacatccccgtccgacggaaagcgtcgtcagacaaatctcgtctcgaaaaatgccaccgggaccgtctgggatcgaaaccaggccgactgggtgagaggcaaccacgcttacccctacaccacggttcccggtaaCCCCGGATGACGGTAcaagtaattttgaaattctaaggaaaacctttaaattttgaaattacagaacaaaacaaaattaatttcaagcaagaataaatcataaatcatttaCCATCAACCAAGCGTCACCATTAAAACTTACATGTCGTAATGATTTAGTGGAGGCGCATGGTTAACcaacttgaaaatttaatcgcttGACTCAAAATATCACCACATTTGTATGTCATCAAATGAATATCACAATTTACGTCTCCTTCCACGCTTCATGTCATCATATGCTTCAATCTTTCAATCGGAAGGTGAAAAATTTGCGCAAACTTCTTAGTACTGTAATTGCTCATCAGTATTTCTGTTGTATCATTCCCATATGGTTCGTTACTGGTTTATCATTAGCTTATAGAAACCGCAGTGTGTTTGAGATGCCTTTTTTCCCAAAAGATTCCAACCGTAACCACCTATTGATGGATCGCAATCAGTGCCGGTGGTCCGATGGACGTCGCTGGCTGAAGCGTTTGCGGCGCAGCCGGCTGAGCTGGCGGCATTTGCTGTCCCTCCAGCGGATGTCACTGGGCCACGACGGCTTGAGGCGCGGGCGCTGTTATGACCGCTGTGACCGACGGTGGAACTGCTGAGGTCACGCTGGGCTGCTGGGGATTCACCGCGGTAGTTCCCGGTGCGGTGGCCGCAATCGGCTGCGGAGGGGCAGGTGGTCCACCGTTGGCCGTCGGCTGTTGGTTTGCTGCTACGACGGCGGCCGCCGCACCCGTTATGAACGGTTGGTTGAAGGGCGGTCCGTAGCACTGGGGGAAGTACAGCTCGTGCTTGACTGGGCCGGCCATCCGCTGGATCAGATTGTTCTGCTTGTTGTCGATCAGGAAGTTCGGGGAGACTTTTTGCTCCAGggcgctgttgttgttgttgttgttgttatggttattgttattattattattgttgttgttgttgttgttattattattattcaacGCCGCAGCCATTGTGGCCGATTTTCGAGATTTCGACGAATGCGGGTTCATGTGATTATCGATGTGCTTCTTGACTTCCTGTTCGGTGCCGAAACGGCGCCGGCAGTTGGGCATTGGGCAGCAGAACGGACGATCACCCTGGAAAtagcaaaaaagtagttttaGTGATGTGTCGTGCAGTAACCACGTGGTCCTCAATTTGTAATTGTATTGTTAAGTTGATAAGACCGATTCTGTcagcaaattttgcataaaGAAGGTATCCCAAACAAATCATCACAAAGCCAGAAATTGTGATTAATTGCATTCTCATCGAAAGTTCACCACaaggcaatttaaaaaaatgttcattttgaacaAGATACGAATACGTAAGTCGCGCAAGGAACAATACACGGCCATCAATCAAAAAAGGGCCACCACAAGATCGAGAAACGTGAATTCCCACCtgcattcaaattaaaaaaaaaaaaatcatacctgtgGTAGGATGAGAGTGCAAAATGCATGATGCGTGATATTTAAACCTCTGACATGAACTCGAGCACTAAAGAAATGGCGAGGAAATGCTCTGATTCAGAATTTATGATTAattgtttttgatttatttaaaattaaaatgaatccATTATTTGGAATCCTGGATACACATTTGTGTGATAGATCTATTATATAACGGAACGGAAAACAGAAATCCATTTTTTGCAGGGAGAGGATATTTTTTCCTGTTCGGAAAAATCACGAagttgaaccaaaaaaaataatgctagTGTTCCCTCTAGATTGTACTGTGGAATAATCATTGCCTTTCCTGAGGAGTAACAATTGTACAACTACCTGGTGCGTCCGCGTGTGCTGATCCAGGATGGCCTTCTGCCGGAAGTCCTTGCCACACTGGCCACATTTGTACGGCTTCTCGCCGGTATGGATGCGaatgtgctgaaaaaaaaaatcacaagcaattttaaaatgttaaatttcaaattcaaagtcTCTCCAAATCCCAACCTGGTTCAGTATCGTCCGCTGCCGGAAGAACCGCGGACAGTACGGACACCCGAACGGCTTCTCGTTGGTGTGGATGCGCAGGTGCTGGGTCAGGTGGGACTGCTGGCGGAACCGCTTGCCGCACTCCGGACACGGGTAGGGCCGCGACTCGATGTGGATGCAACCGTGCTGGAGCAGGGTGCTCTTCTGCTTGAACTCTTTCTGGCAGATCGGACAGCGCACGTACAGCGGCATGCCGGCGGACCGACCGTGCTGGATTACGTCCGGTAGCATGGTCTTGCCGTTGGCCGATGGCTTGTTGTTCAGGTAGGGCAGATTGTTGCCGAAGATCGAGTGGTTGACGCCGCCGCCCTTGGAGTCTTTGAAGTACGATGGGTACTGGAGGCCGCCCTCGGGCGAGAAGCAGGCTCGTGATTCGGGCGTTCCGCCCTGGGACGTGGCTTCGTCGCCGAACGTTTGCTCGTCCTTGGGCTGACCTTCCTGTTCCGGTGGGTAGGGGACGTCCTGGGGCCAGAGGGTGGCGTGTGGACCATTCTTAAAGATCAGGTGCGGAGAAACGTCTGTTTTTTTGGAGAAGAAATAGATTTCGTTAAGACTTGTGTGACGATTTGGGGTGGATCGGGtggtttgtttcaattttgtatagaaattttgatcaaaattttccgAAACGTGTGTGGCCAATATGAGAGCAGTTTGATTtctaaatttcgaaaaatgaaaggTCGAAAAGTGGAGAAACGGCACCCGAAATAAAAGAAGATTTAGGGAAAAATAGATAATGGGTCATTCCATATGATGTCTCACAAACTCGAAGTTAGTTGTCCCACccattttttctgttattttatgtttttaagaagtgattcaaaatgtttgtttgagaTTTAAACTGTATTGTtgaagtgattttgatttaccgTGGTAGATTTACTTGCAATCTTTCGTTGGCGTCCGAAAATTTCTAACATAATTGTTTGTTCTAAGATcatatcaaaagtttttttttaatacgtaCCATATATAAGCTAAGATCATAACAAATTACCAGTCAAATGCATCCTAGAGCTTAAAAATCAGATTCCTGGTTATGGCCAATTCTCAGTTTCAATCGGAATCCGTTTGGCGAGCGAGGGAGGTTCTAAAAGTGGCCAGAATAGAAAGTTCTTTCTTCGTATTATATATGCATCTTCGAGGAAATTCATGTAGTTTGAGAAGTTGCAATACATATTCCGATTGAAATCGAGGGTTGACCATACCCAGGAACCTGttccttaacttttttttacggaaatggccgtatctcagcGGATTTTCAACggatttttatgctccaggctACAATCGACTGGTGGTTAGTTATTCTTTAAGAGATCTCATCTCagcctacacacaaaaaaaatatttccgaatgttacatcatttatgatgtaacacttttgcacgtcattaaacatttaaatttaaatgcaatttgatgtaaatttgcaacaaattatacgtaaaaacatgattttacgtgtgattcaaccgtttacatcGAATCTcacgtttacatcaactgagtttacatgtaattcactttttccgtgtcgagtaaattgacatatttttttctgtgtaccctgaAGAAAGAAGCTTTTGGACTTGTTCGAGAAAATCCAGGGTATCTCCTTGATCAGTCCACATCTTAAAACTAGAAGCATCTGAATGGGGTAACTTTCCGCTACACAAAAAATGGagggttgaaaatttgaatggttgaatattacttctgTTTTGAGTGATATTActttaaaaacatgtaaaaatgtgaacctgatgaaaattcatctgaaagtgatgaatatttatcaattcctgatatgaaaaaaaatctgtccccatttcctgatgaatataacCATTATTGTTTTGCTGTGTATGTTATCAGCAtttgaatttaacaaaatttactttGTCTAACCCTTGGTCGAACCCCTTGTAAAAATTTACACGAGTCACAATAAATGTTCCAATAGTCAATCTAATGCAAATTGTACTaacaattcttgaaaaaaatacacttgagATCAAACGATTGAATTCTAGAGCTCAAAATATTGATACACAGTGcccaaatttatcaatttatcaaaaaactttatttcttaaaattggATTTGTCAttaaaagtttcacgaaaatcatgAGTTGGTGGATAATGATGACCACCAATCATGTTTGATTAGTAAATTAATTTTATGACAAGTTTTAATTATTGTTTGGTATTCTTCTTGAAGTATCATTATCGGTTGACGAAAGTCAGTCGTAtgaatttggtcaaaatttgtttGTCAAGATTATGTTGTCCAACCCCGGTATGTAAAGAACTCCATTATTATGTTTATTcctgaattttagaaaaattcatGCACTCTAAATATATTCAACGCAAAATATAAGCTCAAAGGGActtccaaaacaaaatttgattaattttcccaaaaaaaaaaaacttttaaacgtgAACGATGGTTAACTTGCATGTAAAAGCATGCACGTAACCTTGGtgagaaattgatttaaaataataaatttaacgtACAGTTTTTCTACAACATCAAAATAGTTAAATCTGTGGGAATCACACCCAGCACACACGAAaccaaatttattatttttggtaaagtagatttttcatacgaattttctacatttttttatatgaaatattacatgaaattttagaaaacattGAGACAAATATTTAGAAGCGCATTCTTTTGCTACAAATCTTCataaaaatttgtcaattttgtctaaaaagtaatttttgttacactctaatgtcAATAACACAAGTCGaaataatttatgattttttgtttaaagaaGTCTTGATTATATGAGAATAAATAACGAGACCAAACGTACAATGTGATATAACGACCGCAGAGGCGTGAGAACCCATATGGATGACCCAAAAAAGAAAAAGTATTTCAACCGATTTCGTTAGCTTTTCCAGCAAAGTAGTTTGGTTAGAAAACAAGAAAGATAAAAAGGGAAATAGAAAATAGAAGTAGATAGAAGGAGGAAAGAAAGAGGAGTTAGCAATAATCAATAATTATTCGATCGCTCGCCTTGGTGGGTGCGCACGTGCTGATTCAAAATGGCcttttgacggaattttttgCCACATTCCGGATACGGACAGCCGAACGGTTTATCACCTGAGTGAATTCGGATGTGCTGGTTAAGGATGGCCCGCTGCCGGAAGGCCCGCTGGCAGAACGGACACACGAAGGGTTTTTCGTTCGCGTGGATGCGCAAGTGTTGCGTCAGGTGGGACTGCTGGCGGAACCGTTTGCCGCACTCGACGGCGGGACAACCGTACGGCCGCGAGTCGGTGTGAATGCGTTCGTGCTGCAGCAGGGTGCTCTTCTGCTTGAAGTCCTTCCCGCAGGTCAGACACTTGAACAGTCGCAGGTCCGAGCCCTTGGAGCTTTTGTGGTGCGGTCCGTTCGGTCCGGCGGAACTCCCGTGGTGGACCTGGTTCCCGTGAAGTAAGTCCGGCATGGTGGCGTACTGTTCCAGCGGGTTACCTTGCTCCATGCCGGCGGGCATTCCCGACAGCACGCCGGACTTGTTCAGATAGTGGTGCAGCGGGGTGAATCCGGGCGGGGGTAACATTGCGCCTTGCGGACCGTGGTGGCGCTGGGCGTAGTAACTCAGTTCGGGTTGGGGTGGTTCTGGGAAgcactgttgctgctgctgttgttgttggccAGCGGGTTGAGGGGGACCTCCTTGAGCGGGTTGGTTTTGTTGAGCAGATTGGttggattgttgttgttgctgttgctggtgCGGGTGGTCATTGCTTTGCGGTGGAGAACCATTGGTTTGCATTTGTTGTGGTCCGTTTTGTTGCTGGTGGACGTTTTGCTGTTGCATGGTTTGAGCCTGaagcaatttttaataattcaatcaaaaatgataatgtataaaaatattataaaaaatgtatcttgagaaggaagTTACCTTGATGATACCCTCCTCCATTTCCGTCGTAGaaggattgttgttgttgttgttgttattgctgTTGTTCCTTGGGTATGGACTTGTGGCAGGACTGTGCAGTTGGCCGTTGGCTTGTTCGCCCGGTTGCTGTCCGGGTCTACTCTCCTGGTTCGGAGGACTGTTGGGAGTTTGTTGCTGAGGTTGCGGAgcttgttgctgttgctgctgctgggctagttgctgctgttgctgatgAGCTCCGTTATGGTTCGGtatgtgctgctgctgcaacgCCGGATATACTTCTCCGCCACCACCTCCCCACTGCCCTCCGGCCATTCGCTCGGCAGCTTCCTGGGAGTCTTTGTACAGCACGTACGGAGTGTCCTGCGAGATGCAGTACATGATCTGTCGGGGCACCTTGAGGCCGGCCGCCAGACAGGCCGCGAACGAGGCGGAGAAATTGATGGCCATTTTGCAGAGTGTAACGAGATCTAGTTTGAAAATTCTACTAGAACGATCTCATGGCCGGGAGGGCGAGATTCTGAAGTGAGTCCTGAACACCGGCCGGGGGAAGCAAGCTACGAGCCACCAGTCGAGTCGATTTAGTGAGGGTTCATTTTCGACAAAGCTGCGACGACGGTTGGTTTCATCAAGTCTGCAAAAAAGAATGGACAGAAAACAAACAAAGCGCCATCAGTATCAGTGCAAAAATGTGCAATTCAACATTCCGGAAACAGCCCAAGTTTGCTATTGCAAGCGTCAAACAATGATAGCGGCCCCAAATTTCAACGGATGTATTCCCGCCCATATTTGGCGTGTTTTACATCACTCATATTGGATCAATACATGTCCTTCTCTGTGCCGCATGTCCCCTCTGTTATCAATTCGAACACTCGACGGCTCAGAATGATGCTCCTGTTCAAATATGCACTATCTACCGCTGGATTCTTTGGGATTTTGGTGTTATTATTTTTAGGTAATTCAATTTATGAGACTGATTTATTGACTTTTTCAAGAGATCAGTTCAGATCCATCGCtagcaaataatttaaaattatttaggaTTTTTGATCAGCCCGGGaacatgttgacagctcccatacaatttgagcgtaccccgtttcggggcccagtgggcctaagatggcggccttcgatattatctagccaaacttttgaaaaagttaaaataaatatagtttttgccttgttttggtataaacgacaaaataagcattctggaatcattttctttaaaaacttgtttagagatacgccacgttcaaatattagtctagaacagttgaagtgagcgtgccgcgaaagccgtcacgaaaaaaagtttcctatgcaaattttgagttgcgtatttgatgggcggactccgacgaggcccacttgccatctgtcggtgaatacgcgcaactcacgaaaactgtcatcttagggtccggttgTTTCTGATGGCTCCCGAGCAGCGATGCTATGAGGAGCACTAGAAAATTGCATTCGAAACGTAGTTGTCGCCCATCCTTTCAATCTTAAtatattggatttttttgtaaacaaaaaactacttttcattttaaaatgaacttttaaataaataataataagaaacaaaaaagttaaaataacgaGCTTCCCAGAGACCACCAAGTCCTTTTATTGTGAGGGAATTTGGTACCTGAAAAAACATCCGGAGCCCACACGTGTCGAGAGGAAAGTGTCTCCCAGCCCAACTCCCCTCCTCCCCCCAAGCGGGACatgaacaaaaagtttttttttgttttcgttcaaTATTATTTCAGGCCCGTGCGCCACCGCCAGGTATCCTCGCGTTATCGCCGTTGCATacatcataatttttaatgattCCCCCGACGACGATGTGCAACTTTGCTTGTCAACAGCATCGCAAAGCGTCGTGTGGAGTCGCGAGCGTTGTGTATGTGTGCGGTTTGGTGATGGTGGTAAAGTTTTGGGCATCTGAAGGGGACGGATACAGTTGGTTTGGTGTTTCCAAAGATCAGATAAGTTGGGGGTTTTATTTGCGTTATCAAATTGAGCTTAATAAAACATGATtctatacattttaaaacacaaaaaaaatcaatgaaaaagaAATTGGTTCAGTTGACAGAATTTATAATACATTGCATTGTTAGGAATCATTCTTTTGTCGAAAGTTTTTTATGTTGGATGCCAAACAATTATAATTGTGTAAAAAGCATTTGCCAACCATGTTTTCACAGAATAACATCAGTTCATTTTTACTGACAGTGTTTCgaaatcatatttttcaaaataatcgcgTACGCAAAcgaaaaattgttaaatcttAACGTGGAGACTTCCAAAATTTTCATGGTTTTtagttcaaagatataaattttgcgttgctttcaatatatggacaaaattccttctacaaattgtctagaatagtgccctacacttcaccatccgatagaagctcagtggataaggcgggaatcgaacccgcgtctcatagcatcatcgggatcggcagccgaagccgctacccctgcgccggtttctcctgtctcgtcagaggcgctggagcagaaatcccacgttagaggaaggccatgccccggggggcgtagtgccaatagtttagttttttagtgccctacacaagctaatactttttggtaacgattatcctatTCCTTGTGAAGGTGGCTTCAGGAAGGCAACAACCTGcacatgcttattaattttggTGCATAAATTCGTTACATTGATTTAaatacagagcattttagagtgatgatcaattttcttcaaaaattaccAACGGCTTAACCTTAACCATTTTcagggaaattttcataaaccatttttttggtaattgaaaGATGCAACATTTGGTACCCAAAAAGTATATGAACAATTCCGGAAATTTATtttacttgtattttttttattaggctcAAACTTTTACAGGGCCTTGCAATCAAAacttactttacagattttttgacaagATATAGTCACGGAAAATTTGACTGCagggaaatatttgcagttttttgatttttaaaaatagtgaccatgagtgactacttctaaaaaaaaattaaggttcaaaaaatttctataaaattgtctaagaaacattgaagattgaacctctggtagctgagatacagcggcttgaaGATAAAgaaaagtctcacccaaaaactaacttaatccacccatgtggttggagccttcctcacctataaccaacaatggctgatatgatggaattgtacaaaaatttcatctattttttagatccggaatacaaaagtacatcaatatcacttaagtggtcatacctcgagacagtgttgccagatcatcaatgttttggactcgttggaaatgtcttttgataacctaacaaacgatgggtcggatggtggatccagacataatttacatacatttaaatgagacccagcttcaaaaaagtacatcaatataacttaagtgggcatatctcgagacagagttgccagatcttcaatgttttgaactcgttggaaaggttttttgataacctaacaaacgatgggtcggatggtggatccagacatagtttacatacatttaaatgagacccagcttcaaaaagtacatcaatataacttaagtgggcatatctcgagacagagttgccagatcttcaatgttttgaactcgttggaaaggttttttgataacctaacaaacgatgggtcggatggtggatccagacatagtttacatacatttaaatgagacccagcttcaaaaaagtacatcaatataacttaagtgggcatatctcgagacagagttgccagatcttcaatgttttgaactcgttggaaaggttttttgataacctaacaaacgatgggtcggatggtggatccagacatagtttacatacatttaaatgagacccagcttcaaaaaagtacatcaatataacttaagtgggcatatctcgagacaga
Protein-coding sequences here:
- the LOC6048248 gene encoding zinc finger protein 768 isoform X3 gives rise to the protein MAINFSASFAACLAAGLKVPRQIMYCISQDTPYVLYKDSQEAAERMAGGQWGGGGGEVYPALQQQHIPNHNGAHQQQQQLAQQQQQQQAPQPQQQTPNSPPNQESRPGQQPGEQANGQLHSPATSPYPRNNSNNNNNNNNPSTTEMEEGIIKAQTMQQQNVHQQQNGPQQMQTNGSPPQSNDHPHQQQQQQQSNQSAQQNQPAQGGPPQPAGQQQQQQQQCFPEPPQPELSYYAQRHHGPQGAMLPPPGFTPLHHYLNKSGVLSGMPAGMEQGNPLEQYATMPDLLHGNQVHHGSSAGPNGPHHKSSKGSDLRLFKCLTCGKDFKQKSTLLQHERIHTDSRPYGCPAVECGKRFRQQSHLTQHLRIHANEKPFVCPFCQRAFRQRAILNQHIRIHSDVSPHLIFKNGPHATLWPQDVPYPPEQEGQPKDEQTFGDEATSQGGTPESRACFSPEGGLQYPSYFKDSKGGGVNHSIFGNNLPYLNNKPSANGKTMLPDVIQHGRSAGMPLYVRCPICQKEFKQKSTLLQHGCIHIESRPYPCPECGKRFRQQSHLTQHLRIHTNEKPFGCPYCPRFFRQRTILNQHIRIHTGEKPYKCGQCGKDFRQKAILDQHTRTHQVGDRPFCCPMPNCRRRFGTEQEVKKHIDNHMNPHSSKSRKSATMAAALNNNNNNNNNNNNNNNNNHNNNNNNNSALEQKVSPNFLIDNKQNNLIQRMAGPVKHELYFPQCYGPPFNQPFITGAAAAVVAANQQPTANGGPPAPPQPIAATAPGTTAVNPQQPSVTSAVPPSVTAVITAPAPQAVVAQ
- the LOC6048248 gene encoding zinc finger protein 768 isoform X2, with translation MAINFSASFAACLAAGLKVPRQIMYCISQDTPYVLYKDSQEAAERMAGGQWGGGGGEVYPALQQQHIPNHNGAHQQQQQLAQQQQQQQAPQPQQQTPNSPPNQESRPGQQPGEQANGQLHSPATSPYPRNNSNNNNNNNNPSTTEMEEGIIKAQTMQQQNVHQQQNGPQQMQTNGSPPQSNDHPHQQQQQQQSNQSAQQNQPAQGGPPQPAGQQQQQQQQCFPEPPQPELSYYAQRHHGPQGAMLPPPGFTPLHHYLNKSGVLSGMPAGMEQGNPLEQYATMPDLLHGNQVHHGSSAGPNGPHHKSSKGSDLRLFKCLTCGKDFKQKSTLLQHERIHTDSRPYGCPAVECGKRFRQQSHLTQHLRIHANEKPFVCPFCQRAFRQRAILNQHIRIHSGDKPFGCPYPECGKKFRQKAILNQHVRTHQDVSPHLIFKNGPHATLWPQDVPYPPEQEGQPKDEQTFGDEATSQGGTPESRACFSPEGGLQYPSYFKDSKGGGVNHSIFGNNLPYLNNKPSANGKTMLPDVIQHGRSAGMPLYVRCPICQKEFKQKSTLLQHGCIHIESRPYPCPECGKRFRQQSHLTQHLRIHTNEKPFGCPYCPRFFRQRTILNQHIRIHTGEKPYKCGQCGKDFRQKAILDQHTRTHQGDRPFCCPMPNCRRRFGTEQEVKKHIDNHMNPHSSKSRKSATMAAALNNNNNNNNNNNNNNNNNHNNNNNNNSALEQKVSPNFLIDNKQNNLIQRMAGPVKHELYFPQCYGPPFNQPFITGAAAAVVAANQQPTANGGPPAPPQPIAATAPGTTAVNPQQPSVTSAVPPSVTAVITAPAPQAVVAQ